In Zea mays cultivar B73 chromosome 7, Zm-B73-REFERENCE-NAM-5.0, whole genome shotgun sequence, the following proteins share a genomic window:
- the LOC103632381 gene encoding uncharacterized protein isoform X1, which produces MVTVEFRGVPSLCAGPLMASSRCSLLARISLLAHAARSQASPCTQAVCWPSSIVSHFQLAVVYCFISVLRGWMMVLSWRPAAAPCSPGSPCSPMPHAAKLVPARKLSVGRAPSCRISSSPWSTASSPC; this is translated from the exons ATGGTCACCGTGGAGTTCCGTGGAGTTCCATCCCTGTGCGCAGGTCCTCTCATGGCGTCCAGCCGCTGCTCCTTGCTCGCCCGGATCTCCCTGCTCGCCCATGCCGCACGCAGCCAAGCTAGTCCCTGCACGCAAGCTGTCTGTTGGCCGAGCTCCATCGTGTCGCATTTCCAGCTCGCCGTGGTCTACTGCTTCATCTCCGTGCTAAGAGGCTGGATGATG GTCCTCTCATGGCGTCCAGCCGCTGCTCCTTGCTCGCCCGGATCTCCCTGCTCGCCCATGCCGCACGCAGCCAAGCTAGTCCCTGCACGCAAGCTGTCTGTTGGCCGAGCTCCATCGTGTCGCATTTCCAGCTCGCCGTGGTCTACTGCTTCATCTCCGTGCTAA
- the LOC103632381 gene encoding uncharacterized protein isoform X2, whose translation MVTVEFRGVPSLCAGPLMASSRCSLLARISLLAHAARSQASPCTQAVCWPSSIVSHFQLAVVYCFISVLRGWMMVIVLCC comes from the exons ATGGTCACCGTGGAGTTCCGTGGAGTTCCATCCCTGTGCGCAG GTCCTCTCATGGCGTCCAGCCGCTGCTCCTTGCTCGCCCGGATCTCCCTGCTCGCCCATGCCGCACGCAGCCAAGCTAGTCCCTGCACGCAAGCTGTCTGTTGGCCGAGCTCCATCGTGTCGCATTTCCAGCTCGCCGTGGTCTACTGCTTCATCTCCGTGCTAAGAGGCTGGATGATG gttatagttttatgctgctga